The Pirellulales bacterium genome includes the window GTCGCGTAGGTTTCATTCCTGATGAACCCTATCTGTATGACAAGCTGACGGGCCGTGAGTTTTTGAATTTCATCGCTGGCATGTACGGCTTGGACGGTCGGACCGGCAACGAGCGCATGGCGCGCGAAATAGCCCGGTTCGAGCTCGATGATTTCGTCGATGACCTCTGCGAAAGCTACTCGCACGGCATGAAGCAGCGAGTCGCGTTGGCCGCCGCATTGCTGCACGACCCGGACGTCCTGGTCTTGGATGAACCGACGGTTGGGCTCGACCCGCGCACGATTCGACTAGTAAAAGACCTGCTGCGGGCACGCGCCGCGGCAGGAACGACCATCTTCATGTCCACACACTCGCTGTCCTTGGCCGAAGAACTGGCTGACCGTGTCGGCATCGTCGATCGCG containing:
- a CDS encoding ABC transporter ATP-binding protein translates to MIEFRNVSRNYGRKIAVANLELVVPAGEIFAFLGPNGAGKTTSIKMLVGLLRPSVGEVRVCGFDVVTECRQANSRVGFIPDEPYLYDKLTGREFLNFIAGMYGLDGRTGNERMAREIARFELDDFVDDLCESYSHGMKQRVALAAALLHDPDVLVLDEPTVGLDPRTIRLVKDLLRARAAAGTTIFMSTHSLSLAEELADRVGIVDRGRLKCVGTLDELQSQSDAGRLTLEQLFLKLTAADTPARIPLSTGSGEDRP